In Candidatus Moanabacter tarae, the genomic stretch TATGTTCTTTCTGGTGCGGCGATGGCTGTTGCGGAGAATAATGAAAGTCTACGCGAAGTCCTTCATCGGGCTGCCGATGTTTCACCGGAGCATCCACTTGTGGTTTCGAAATTTATCACCGGAGCAAAGGAGATCGAAATTGATGCTGTAGCTAGCGATGGAATGATCCAGGTCTACGCGATGAGCGAGCATGTGGAAAATGCTGGAGTTCATTCTGGCGACGCAACTCTTGTCCTCCCTCCGCAGCGCACCTACGTAGAGACGACTCGCCGGGCCCGACAGATTGCGGCGCAAGTAGCCAAAGCTTTGAGTATTAATGGGCCCTTTAATATTCAGTACATTGCGACGGATAATCATGTTATGGTTATTGAGTGTAACCTTCGGGCTTCTCGTTCTTTTCCTTTCGCGTCCAAGATATTAAAAGTGAACCTGATCGACCTGGCTACCCGCATCCTCATGAACCGGCCGATTCCCACCGTCGAAGCTTCTGTATTCGAATTAGACTATGTCGGCGTGAAGGCGCCGCAATTTTCCTTCACCCGCCTGGAAGGAGCTGATCCCATTCTAGGGGTGGAGATGGCTTCCACTGGTGAGGTGGGTTGCATTGGCAGCGATTTCGACGATGCTTTTCTTAAGTCGGTTATTTCTGTCGGGTACAATTTGCCCATAAAAAGCATTCTCCTGAGCACTGGCACAATTGAAACAAAGGCTTCTTTTCTAAAAAGTTCGAGGAAGCTTTGGGAAAGCGGTGTACAGTTTTACGCCACGCCTGGCACGGCGCAATTCATGTCCGATGTAAATATACCCGCCGATACCGTTTATTGGCCTCTTGAAGACAAATCGCCAAATGCCCTCGAGCTCATTCAAAAGAGGGAAATTGATCTAGTTGTGAACATTCCGAAAGATTCGAGTGGGGAAGAACTCGAAAATGACTACAAAATTCGCCGGGCAGCAGTGGATCACGGTATTCCTCTGGTTACAAATATTCAGCTCGCTGAACGCCTTGCCAATGCCCTTTGTGAAAAGGATCTCCAAAGTTTGGAGATCAAAAGCTGGGACGAGTACTGAGTGGCGAGGAAGTATCTTAGTAGAATGGATGTTCAGCTTCTCTGACTGTCATAACTCTCGATAGTGATCCGTTGGTCGAGTTAAAACTGGCTGAGAATATCGGCCCTTCGAAAGCAATCAACTATATGATCATTAACCATTCCCGTTGCTTGCATGTGAGCGTAACAGATAGTCGAACCGAAAAACTTAAATCCTCGTTCTCGAAGATCTTGGCTCAAGGTATCTGATTCGGGGCTCGTTGTGGGATAATCGCTCATTGCTTTGAGTTCGTTCACGATCGGCTTGCCCCCAACAAAACGCCATATATAAGCATCGAAGCTGCCAAACTCTTCCTGTACCTGAAGAAACCTTTGAGCGTTGTTGACAGCGGCATTGATTTTAAGGCGATTTCGGATAATTCCCTTATCTGTCATTAATTGTTCGATCTTTTTTTTACTATAGCTGGCGACTTTCTCGGGATCGAATAAATCAAAGGCATGACGATAGTTCTCACGCTTGCGTAGCACCGTATACCAGCTCAGTCCCGCTTGAGCCGACTCCAGAGTGATGAACTCAAAGAAGGTTCTATCGTTGTGCAGGGGCACGCCCCACTCCCGGTCGTGGTACTCAATATATTTGGGCTTCGATAGATCTACCCACGGGCAACGAATGCAGCTACGATTATTCATCGAGCAACATTCAAGTTTTGAGGTGGGCGCCAATAGTCCCGCAAGAAACTAGACAATAGTCAGGAATCAACGGCATTCGAATAAGAATGTTGAATAAGGGCAATACCCGTACTTTGGTAACCCAACCAATGCGAGAGGCACGGGCTTCCTCTAGAAATGTTGGACTGATGATAATATCTGTAATTCTCGATTCGACCGCGAGGGGCTTAAGATTTTGTTCTAAATGCAGCGAGAAGATTTGCGAGGGTACCCATCTACATTTTTTGCTCAACGCTTACCACT encodes the following:
- the tag gene encoding DNA-3-methyladenine glycosylase 1 codes for the protein MNNRSCIRCPWVDLSKPKYIEYHDREWGVPLHNDRTFFEFITLESAQAGLSWYTVLRKRENYRHAFDLFDPEKVASYSKKKIEQLMTDKGIIRNRLKINAAVNNAQRFLQVQEEFGSFDAYIWRFVGGKPIVNELKAMSDYPTTSPESDTLSQDLRERGFKFFGSTICYAHMQATGMVNDHIVDCFRRADILSQF